The Ornithorhynchus anatinus isolate Pmale09 chromosome 11, mOrnAna1.pri.v4, whole genome shotgun sequence genomic interval acccaggacctctgaccccaaagcctgggctctttccactgagccacgctgcttcttgacttgcctagggtcacacagcagacaaatggcagagttgggattggaacccatgattttctgactaccagacccgagctctatccattacatcacgctgcatctaataataattggcattttttaagaacttactaattgtccagcactgttctaagcactggggtaggtacacgacaatcaggtcagacagagtggAGGAGTTCAGTAGCCTATCTTTCAAAATTTGGGAAGAACAGACAGTTCACAAATGCAAAACACTTGGGATTTCCCAGGATTTGAAGGGGTTTACATTAACAGCCTCTAgggcatccctctagactgcaagctccttgtggttagggaacatgtctactaagcaggagagggaggcactgtggcctagtagacagagtagacagagcttgggcctgggagtcagaaggccctgggttctaatgctgactccgccatctgcctgcctgctaggtgaccttgggcaagtcacttcacttcgcctcagttcctcagctgtaaaatggggattcaatacctgatctctctccttctgagactgtgagcctcatgtgggcaagggacttgtgtccaaactgattatcttgtatctaccccagcacttattattattagtattaccgaCTTTActttattgtatcctcccaagcgcttagtagagtgcactgcacacagaaagggctcaattgattgattgacatttgcCAGAGTAGCGATTGCCTTCTTTTGGCTGATCATGCCACGGTCAGACTACCGAGCAGATGCCAGCCAGACTCAGGATGGGAAATCGctatcttccccttcttcctgcccGGACTCTCCGACAGAGGAGAGCGAGCCCCTTCCAGGGAGCCACCTGAGCACCCCCACTGCCGGGCGAATGCCAGGCTTGGCGGCAAAACGATTCCAGGCCGGGTTACCGGTCTTCTTACCTCAATATCCCTGTTTAGGTCCGTCAGGTTCATGACCATCCCGGAGACCGGGTCGATCTATGGAGAAACGGATGCGGTGAAAGGGATCACGACTCACTCCCTCCGACTGGCCAAATCCAGAAATtcggagaggtgggagagagcaggATGACTCGTTTCCGGGATGGTTGTTCCTCCAACTCAACTGcaagcccacccccacccttggggtcaagtccctcccctctcctccccagggccAGGCCCTTCCGAAAgcagagtttgttgtgggcagggaacacgtttgaCATaatgttttagtgtactctcgcTAGAGCTTAGcacggttctaattccaattctgccacttgtctgctgtgtgaccttgggcaggtcacttcacttctctgtgcctcagttccctcacctgtacaatgggccCCACTGTgagctgtgactgtgagccccatgtgagacagggaccgtgtccaacctgattacctggtatctatcccagcgcttagaacagtgcttggcccatagtaagcgcttaacaaatgccatcattattattattattattattactctgcacagagtaaacgttcaataaatgcaattgactgactgactgccagagCGCTGGTCTGGGCACTcaatgggcagagagaagttaaaagatGCAAACCCTGTACATGAGGAGCTTAGTGGCTCCTGCCATCTGGTGGGGAGAAGGTAGCAGTAGATTTATGGAGTAtccactggatgcagtgcactgtactgagcgcctgagcaagtacaaaacaaagaagtgacagatgccctgcccacaagatgcttccactctaatgggaggGTAGACATTGGGCAGAAAGCTTgtcaatcaactctattgtattggactctcccaaaagcttagtacaatacgtattcattcagtcgtatttagtgagcgcttactgtgtgcaagctactgaaaactcacctcctccaggaggccctctcagactaagcctcccttttcctctgctcctcctcccctccccatcaccccaacaccctccctctgctctactcccctccctgccccacggcacttgtgtctagatgtaaatatttattattattatttactaatgaTGTCTATATGtctatgattatatttattttgatgcctgtctattggctttgttttgttgtctgtctccccccttttagactgtgggcctgttgttgggtagggattttctctatctgttgccaaattgtactttccaagcgcttagtacagtgctctgcacacagtaagtgctcaataaatacaaatgaaggaatgaatgaatgctttgcacacagtaagggctcaactaataccactgagtgatggatACTTTCATTtatgctgagagagagagagtagataTACATCATGACTGTGAGTGAATTAATATACCACCAGCAAATCCCCACGTGTGGTATTGGCTGGTAGGACTTACTTTATTTTttacttatgatatttgttaagcatttactatgtgcgaggccctatactaagcactgggtagatacaagctaatcgggttggacacagtccaagtcccacatggggctcacactattaatctccattttacggatgaggaaactgaggcacaaagaagtgaagtgactggcccaaggtcacacagcagatgaggggcagagtcagaattagaacccaggtctttctgactcccaggcctatgctctgtccactaggccacactgcttctgggctGGCAAAATAAGAAAGGACTGGGACAGAGACCTTCCAGGCCCAAACACTGGATGATTCGAATGCTTCTGGccacctcttccacttccctCGGGGAGCCCCActgcctcaacgcttagaacagtgcctggcacatagtaagcacttaacaaataccataattattattattattattaccatgagaccggggttaattattattattattattaccatgagacCGGGGTCACCTCACCACTTTGGGCTCCGGGGGGGACCACCCGACAGTCGAGGcagtttcccccttcctcccaaccccgcAAGAGTATAGCCTCCAATGACCTGAAgatgtcattgtgggcagggaatgtgtctattgttctattgtactctcccaagcacttagtacagtgctctgcacaccataagcgctcaataaacacaactgattgaatgaataaatgaacctcgACCTGGTTCTAGCTATTTGTGGCCTGGGGTTGAGGAGGATCCTGAGAGCTACCCACTCCCAGGATGGTTTTAATCTCATATTTTCATGTTCTGGATTTAGGTTGCTCACtcctttatttattcttattgtttCTAATTCATTCCCAATTTTTCATGGGCCCTGTCCTCCCTCACTTAGATCATGAGTCCCTTTTGAAGCTAGGACAAATGTCTGAGCTTGAGTTTGCATTTACCTCAATAGttattacagagcctggcaaaATCAGCATtaaacagaataacaataataataacaataatgccacATAAAAGGGGAATTCTACAGATGACAGAGCCGATAGTTCAGCAGAGCCCGAGAAGCTTATGAACTGGCAAAGATCATGACAAAAACTCTAGACACGGAAAACGTTAACGGAGTGGGGGAACTCACCACACACTGTTAGACAACACTTAAGCAATCTGACACACAGAAACCACAAGGAAAAAGAGCTACACATACCTCTCCTTGTACTGTCACCACGACTGCGGAAAAGAAAACAAGACACCAGAAATGGACATGACCCTCGACAGGGTAAAGCTAGGGCGGCTGGCCGGCGCAAGGCACGTGAATTAGACAAAAGGCTGCAGTTACTATTTCTGAACAAAACTCTTGAGCTGTTTTTAGACAAGTCCTTTTGCCAACCAAACTGGCCGAGGCTGGAGGCTTTTGGCAGGGCCAAGGCCATAAAagggtggtcagtcagtcatatttattgagcgcttactgtgtgcagaacaccgtactaagcgcgtggcAGAGTAGAGTATAAAAAGacgcagacatattccctgcccaaaacgaacttacactctgggggggatataaacattaatagaaataaataaaggacagatatggacataagtgctgtgggctgaggggggatgaataaagggagcaagtcaggatgactcaggagggagtgggagaagaggaaaggaggacttagggaaggaacAGGGAAcgtatgggcaaggaacatgcctactatgttatactgtactctcccaagggcttagtacagcactatgcacacagtaagcactcaataaatataattattggtatttattaaccacttactgtgtgcagagcactgtattaagcacttggggtggggggaaacgatacaacagagttgatagtagacacgctccctgccctggtTCTTAGCCTGAAGGTCATGTATACATGAACTCTGTTCCACAATGTGATTTACCCTCCAAACCGCATGTCAATCCCTGTTGGGAACAGACATGTGACTGTTGGCAACCAAACTGGGTTGGGAGATGTGCTCACTGGTTCAATCAAAAATGATAGTTTGGGGAAGTTTTGGAAGGGCCGCCTTTGGCCCCCCAAATCTCTGATTCCCAGCTGTaggatgggaataataataaaaaaaatatatatttgccCATGCAAGAAGGGCATTTAAGTGTTTTGAGGGGAGTGACCTGATTTGCAAACCTCCAGTTTATCTGCTAGGGGTTTGTCACAGCACTTGAACTACTTCAAACATGTTCCAGTATTTATATTTACCTTTCCTCCAGTCCTCTTTATGTCAACACTCCAAGACTACTTAAAACTGATTTAACTTGGGTGAGAACAGAGGTCTTTTCTCTTTGGAACTTGCTTgtttgcttgttctccctcctacttagactgtgagccctaagagggTCAGaccaggactgcatccaatctgattaacatatatctaccccagggtttggaacaatgtttgacacacagtaagcacataacaaaaacccattttaaaaaaacccaaaaaaacacaaCTTCTGGCCAGTTAGAAGACATCAGGATTTCTACTGACTGAAACTCCCTCTCACCTCACGGCCGTCCCGAGTGTTTGTCTCTCACCTTTATAGTTGTGACCGTGGCCATTTGGATTGTTGCATTTTCCAAACAGTTTCAGGTTCTCTTCATCGCTCAGAGACTTGCTGACAAAACAAAGAAGGAAATCAATGGCAAATCAGCGCATGACCCTACACATAAACCCTGTAAGGTaaccccctttttctcctttgtTTCGGGCTTGGGAAATCCATCATTTTGTGAAAATATCACCTGGAGTACGCCACACGAATATCAAAACGGACTGGTGCCTCTGTTTCTGTACTGGGTCATACTGCCCACTGAGCTCTCTCAGATAGAAATTAGAGCTAAGACCTTAATATAGTCACCTCAGTCCCATTGCAATAGACCTGCCTATTTGCTGCTATCCATTTCCAGGCTAGTttttatggcagaggacaggacgttctggagaaagtatatccatggagtcgctatgaatcagaaacaactcgacagcacttaataataataattcaccaCAGGGAATCCATCcctgagtttagaacagtgcctgacacataatactaatatttgttcaacacttactttgtgccaagcactgttttaagcgctggggtaaggtcatcaagttgtccgacgtggggctcacagtcttaatccccattttacagatgaggtaactgaggcccagagaagttaagtgacccttgAGAGACCTGCGAGCCAATTCGTTCCACCGgctcacccttcccctcttcacacccCAATAAAGCTATTCCAACTGCTGCACTCCCAGAGGGCTGGTTGGGGTGTCCTATAGAAGAGGCTAATTAACCAAGCAAACTTTCAGACCCCAGGATTCTAGGCCCAAAACCCTGCTTTACCAGTtccctctgatctctctctcttttttctcttccatccttcctctccctcctcgctgaagtcaatcagtagtatttattgagggtttgctatgtatggagcactctactacagaagcagcatggctcagtggaaagagcccagacttgggagtcagagatcgcgggttcgaatcccggctctgccacttgtcagctgtgggactgtgggcaaatcatttcacttctctgtgcctcagttatctcatctgtaaaatggggatgaactgtgagcctcacgtgggacaacttgatgaccttaccccagagcttaaaacagtgcttggcacatagtgttgaacaaagattattattacgtgtcaggcactgttctaaactcaggGATGGATTCCCTgtggcaaattattattattaagtgccgttgaATTGTtcctgattcatagcgactccatggatgtaaGCCtgtcacgattagactgtaagcccgtcaaagggcagggactgtctctttctgttaccgatttgcacattccaagtgcttagtatagtgctctgcacatagtaagcactcaataaatactattgaatgaattgaatgaacaacctgatgaccctgaatctaccccagcgcttagaacagtgctctgcacatagtaagcgcttaacaaataccaacattattattattattattactaagtgcctggggagagttcaagacaacagagagtccaatacaattccccttcaaatccatactgaaggcccatctcctccaagagaccttcccagactaagccctgcttttcctcatctccaactcccttctgcgtcaccctgacttgctcccttggccctgccccagccaccagccccatagcatttacgtatatatatatctcattttatttatctgtattgatgtctgcccgccgcccccccccccccccgctagactgtgagctcattgtggacagggaatgtcactagtcactatttattgttgtattgtactttcccaagtgcttagtacaatgctctgcacacagtaagtgcttaataagtacaactgaattgaactgaacagtttttagatacattccttctcctcctctctctccaccccaaccctgcACGCATAGCAGGTGGCCCCGCCCTATCACCTATGGAACAACTGGTTCCACTgtagtcacataataataataatattcaatagtatttattgagcacttactatgtgcagagcactgtactaagcgcttggaatgtacaaattggcaacagatagagacagtccctgccctttgatgggtttacagtctaatctaatacttgttaagcacttactatgagaagcagcatggcttagtgtaaagagtttgggcatgggagtcagtgttagtattattaataccaacattaattaattcatccccattttccagatgaagtcactgaggcccagagaataataataataaagttggtatttgttaagcccgtcaaacggcaggggctgtctctatctgttgccgacttgttcatcccaagcgcttagtacagtgctctgcacatagtaagcgctcaataaatactattgaatgttaagcgctatgtgcacagcactgttctaagcactggggtcatcaggttatcccatgtgaggctcacagttaatccccattttccggatgaggtcactgaggcccagagaataataataataatgttggtattagcgtggctcagtggaaagagcccgggcttgggagtcaaaggtcatgggttcaaatccctctctgccacttgtcagctgtgtgaccatgggcaagtcacttaacttctctgtgcctcagttacctcatctgtaaaatggggattaagactgtgagcctcatgtgggacgacctgattaccctgtatctccccctgcgcttagaacggtgctctgcagatagctagcgcttaacaaataccaacattattattattactatgtgcagagcactgttcgaagcgctgggatcatcaggttgtcccatatcaggctcacacttaatccccattttacagatgaggtcactgaggcccagaccagtgaagtgacttgcccatggtcacccagcggacaagtggcagagccgggattcgaacccacgacctcggactcccaagcccgggctcttgccactgagccagcaccgagaagcagcgtggctcagtgggtggagcccgggtttgggagtcggaatgacttggccaagatgacacagcagaggagggggcggaggggggattcgaacccgggtccgcaggagcgcccctccccccgctcacCTGTGGAGCCGGTGGCACGCGCTgaaggtggcggagcgggaaagGCGCGCGCGGCGGCGCTGGCACGAGCCCGCGGCCTCCATGACTCAGCCGCGCGCCAGggcgacgccccctcccccccttctgcGCCTGCGCAGTCACCGCCACGCCCgatttccccccctctcccccccagcccgccTCCCAAGAGGCCTGGGCGGGCGTGATGAAGCGCTTCgtccattcaataataataatgttagcatttgttaagcgcttactatgagcagagcactgttctaagcgctgggggagatccagggtcaacaggtggtcccacgtgaggctcacagttaatccccacgtgccagatgaggtcactgaggcccagagaagtgacttgcccacagtcacccagctgacaagtggcagagggggattcgaacccatgacctctgactcccaagccccggctctttccactgagccacgttgcgcgggcttgggagtcacaggtcgtggcttctaatcctgcctcccccacttgtcagctgtgtgactttaggcaaaacacttaacttctctgggcctcggtgacctcatctgtaaaatggggatgaagactgtgagccccacgtgggaccacctgatgatctatgccagcgcttagaactgggcttggcacatagtaagcgcttaacaaataccatcattattgttactaaatcacctaattgtgatatttgacaagcacttattacgtgccgagcactgtactacccgctggggtgggtacaagacaatcaatcatatttagtttcATATTATACTTCATATATTATATATCAAATGTATTAAATAAATTTAATACATATGTTCATATTTAGTGTCatatatttattaaatacatttaatatatatgttcatatttagtgtcacttctctgggcctcagtgacctcatctgtaaaatggggactgagactgtgaaccccatgtgggacggggacagtgtccaacccaatttgctggtatccgcccctgcgcttagtacaatgcctagcacatagtaagcacttatcagataccacaatcataattaccatgtgcagagcaccgtactaagtcagacacagtccctgccccacattgggcgcatagagaagcagcgtggctcagtggaaagagcatgggctttggagtcagaggtcatgagttcgaatcccagctctgccacttgtcagctgggtgactgtgggcaagtcacttaacttctctgggcctcagttacctcatctgtaaaatggggattaagattgtgagccccatgtgggacaacctgattcccccgtgtctgccccagcgcttagaacagtgctctgcacatagtaagcgcttaacaaataccaacattattattattattagtctaggagggaggaagaacagatgttaAATTCACATTTAACCAATGAGGAAAtttaagtcacagagaagcagcgaagcctagcAAATCCGAgtgcagcccgggcctgggagtctgaaggacatggcttctcatctcagctctgctacttgtctgctgggtgaccttgggcaagtcacttcagttctcggggcctcagttctctcatctgtaaaatggggaataagactgtgagccccatgtgggacatggaccgtgtacaacctgactggcttataaccaccccagcgcttagaatggtgcttgacacaaagcaagcacttaacaaataccacaattattattattattgctattaagagctgtgggtggatacaaacaaatcagattagtacagtacagtgcctggcacacggtaagcacttaaatgccatttaaaaaaaaagtcaagtgtcttgcccaagttcacccagcaggccaatggagctggaattacaactcaggtccactgacccaaaggcctatgctcttcccgcTAGGACACACTCCTTCCTCATCCCCAGGGATCTGGCCCCTGATAACCTCTGATTCCCCCTCGCTGCTCTcttgcacgggggggggggggggggctttcagagtaataataattgtggtattgattaagtgcttactatgtgccaggcactgttctaagcagtggggtagatacaagataatcaggtagaacacagtccctgacccacatggggttcacggttttaatctctattttacagatgagggaactgaggcccaaagaagtgaaataataataataataataatgataataaaaattcttcttattatataagaataataattctgaaatgacttgctcacagtcacaccgcagacaagtggtccaaccgggactagaagccagggcgttctgactcccaggcccatgcattatccactaggccacgctgcttgagagtTGCCGTTAAGGCAGCTGGAACTCCCAGGAGGGAGAAATGACCACCTGCGCACGTGGGCGGAAGGGAGCGGCCGGAGAGGACATTAAATGCGACTCAAACCTTACCCTCCTTCATAGAGGAAGCGCTGGTCTCTGGGAGACGTGGGAGACGGGAAAGGAGCAAGGGCCCCAGGCACTCCATTCGACATCATTTCTGTTCAGTTATTCCAACTGCCTGACTCCAGCACGGAAACTGACCTCTCCTTGGCCTTGAGCTAGATGCCTATAATAAACATCATTCCTCCCCTACCCTCCACCAGTCCCTGGGGTAGGCAGGTGACTGCTCTAAAACTCACCCACCTGAAAGACTGATCCAGAACACACCCCTGGTtgacagggttcattcattcattcaatagtatttattgagcgcttattatgtgcagagcactgtactaagccctcggaatgtacaattcggcaacagatagagacaatccctgcccaataacgggttcacagtctaaacgggggagacagatagcaaagcaaaacaggacaaaacaaaacaacatcatcaagataaatagaatcatggagatgtgCACcttgttaaaaaataaatagggtactaaataatatatacaaataagcacagtgctgaggggaggggaagggggggagagcagagggcgggacggggggaagggtgggaagtACAGCACCTCTTCTAGTTTTATAGGCGGTGGAACAGGgtcaaaggaggaggagcagatgcaGGGATGGGGGACTGGAATGGCTCTTGACCCAGTGCCAGGAAAAGATCCTAAGACACTGCAGCTTGGCCCAAGAGAGCCGGCTGGTTCATTTACTAGCCACCGGGAAGGCAGGAGTCTTATATTCCTAGGCTCTGCCAAAGTACGGCTGCACACacaacccgattagactgtaagcccgtcattgggcagggattgtctctatctgttgccgaattgtacattccaagtgcttagtacagtgctctgcacatagtaagcgctcaataaatactattgaatgaattaatgaatgatgaaCACTTGATCCTTCTAAGCCTGTCACTTTTTCTTCTTGTCTTGTGTCCCTTTTAtctttttctcctgttttctttcctcttcctcttgggtTGTTATTTGCCTTACCTTGGGGCTGGTAAGAAGTATCATCATActagagaagaagcttggcttagtagatagagcacgggcccggtaggtggaaggacctgagttctaatcccggctctgccacttttcagctgtgaccttgggcaagtcacttcacttctctgtgcctcagttacctcagctgtaaaatggggattaagatcgtgagcaccATTTGGACAGTGCTAgggtcatagtaagcacttaccaaataccgtcattgatattatttgggacagggactgtgcccattctgacaaccttgtatctaccctagtgcttagtacagcaactggcacattgtaagcatttaatcaaaaccattataaaaaaacaaactaaataTATTTCCCCTCCCAACTGGGGCTTAGGCTTGTGATTTTCTTTTTATGATTTTCTGGGAAGGGTCTAAGTGTGGGATCTAAGTGTGTATAGAggtataagcccgtcaaacggcagggactgtctctatctgttgccgacttgttcattccaagcgcttagtacagtgctctgcacatagtaagtgctcaataaatactattgaatgaatgtatgtggtGGGTGTTTATAATAAGGTGTGGTGTGTTGTtagggtgtttgtttttttatggtaggagttaagcatttactatgtgccaggcactatccaaaGCACTATGAATTGGGATAGATAATCacattggccacagtctctgtcccaccttggactcagagtcttaatccccattttacagatgaggtaaatgaggcacagagagttaagcgacttgcctaaggtcacacagcagacaagtgtcaagccggaattagaactcaggccctctgactcccaggcccatgctctttccactagaccacactggatgtgtgtgtgtgtatgtgtgcacactTATGGTGGGTGCATTTGGCATTCTTTGTGCCTAGTAGATGGAGGGAGTGTGTGGTTGTGGTTACGTTGGTGTGGTGTGTGTTTTTTCCTGACCCGGGGACAGACAGTAGGAATTATCTACTTTCCATGCAGGAGCACaaggatgataacaataatctgtgatatttgttaagcacttactctgggccaagccccgtactaaacactgggatatctccatgattctattatcttgatgatgttgctttgttttgttctcttttgctttgctgtctgtctcccccgtttagactgtgagcccgttaatgggcagggattgtctctatctgttgccgaattgtccattccaaggatttagtacagtgctctgcacatagtaagcgctcaataaatacgattgaatgaatgaatgaatcaagataGTGGATACTGTGTTTGACCTAGTATGAGGCTtagtctgtgtctgacctaatggtGCTTGAATGTGTTGTTAGTGTTTTCCAGGGGTTCTGGGGCTTCCCAAAAGCCCAGTGTTGTCAGGGTTGTGATCAGATTTCTGTTCCCAGGAATCCCCCAATTCCCCTGCAGGGAGCACACTTGGCCAAGAGGATGGTTCATTTCAAGTTTTAATGAGCTGCTCGAAGCCACGGGATACCAGCGATGGTGAAAACATGACC includes:
- the PTS gene encoding 6-pyruvoyl tetrahydrobiopterin synthase, with the protein product MEAAGSCQRRRARLSRSATFSACHRLHSKSLSDEENLKLFGKCNNPNGHGHNYKVVVTVQGEIDPVSGMVMNLTDLNRDIEEAIMKPLDHKNLDRDVPYFANVVSTTENVAVYIWESLQRFLPEGALYKVKVYETDKNTVVYKGQ